The Hallerella porci genome segment TGTGTTCGAGCAAAACGCCTACGAGTGCGTGATCGCCCGAAGTGGCGTTCACCCGAAACGCCAAATCGGCTTCGCCCGTTTCGTCCACATTCGAATAGGAATCGGGAATGCGCACAAATGTATTCGGATCGACCGCTGCCAAAAATTGCTGAATCTCCAAATTGGATTTTGCGGAAAGTTTCAACAACGCCCGCAGATGATTTTCGTCGGCAAAAAGCCAGCGGAAAAATGCGTCATGACTGCGACGAGAATTTTTTGTCATTTTGTTCTCCATTGGGAACGCCCCCAAAAAAGCGGATAAGGACAATTTTCCCTATCTAAGAGTATAGACGCTTTAATTAGTAAAAATGCACCAAAAGTAAAGAAGATTTTACTTAAAAACGAAAAAAGTTGAAATCAATGCATAATTCACAATTGATAATGAACAATTCAAAAGTTAGGCAGCTTCGCTGCTATTTATAGCAAGCGCGCCGCAGACACATCCGCCATGTCATTCTGAACGGAGCCGAAGGCGGAGCGATATATGAAACTTGGAACTTTAGTTAAGCCCTTTGGGGTAGAATCTAGCGCTTTTCGCAATGAGAACAGCTAGATTCTTCACTGCGTTCAGGATACATTTCCCGTGTAATTCTGAGTGGAGTCGAAGGCGAAGTGAACGGATCTAGCAGTTCATATTAAGCCAAAAATTTTTAAAGATGAGTTCCCGCGGTCAAAATAATGGCAAGAAATTTCATTTGAAGTGTCCATCCGAAAAAAAGTGGCTAGAAATTTCATTTGAACCCTCCATCTGAAACTTTTGACGCTGGAAATTCCCTTTTGTTTAGAGCTTAGAATTTCTAAGCTCAAAGTTCTCAGCTCTAAGCTCTCAAAACCCCGCGCAGAGAAAGATTTTGCCATTTTCTCTCCAAAATTCCAATTTTTAGCAAATCAAAGAGCTCGTAAAAATTATTGACGGAACTGTTTTTTTTTACATTCCGCTATGAAATTGCTTAAAAGGAGCTTTTTTGATGCAAAAAGTTCAACCAATGAAATGGGTGAGATAATGAAAAGGTTCTTTTTAATGATGGCAATCGGTATTTAATCTGAATGGATTTTTTCAATGTCTCTTCAAGATGACAAAAGGTTGATTTGGTCAGAAACGCTTGTCTTTATTGGAGCTGGGGCTACTGCAAGCCTTGGCATGCCACAGACAAACGAACAAACCGAATTTTTTCGAAATTTGGCTGATGAAAATGCGGCTAAATCGTTAAAAGAAGTGGCGAAAAATTTCGAACCCGAAGACTTGCGCCGACTTGAAGATTTCTTGACTCTGCTTGGAAATGAAAAGAAAAAAGGGGATTCTTGGCTTGAAATAACGCCATCGGAACGCGAGGCCGCAAAGCGGGCATATCAGAATATTTCTCCAACTATTGATGACGCTGTTTTGGAAGCTCGGATTTTGGAACTGCGGCATGCTTATGACTGGCTTGCGTTAAAACAAATTATTCCTGTATGC includes the following:
- a CDS encoding Rpn family recombination-promoting nuclease/putative transposase, whose product is MTKNSRRSHDAFFRWLFADENHLRALLKLSAKSNLEIQQFLAAVDPNTFVRIPDSYSNVDETGEADLAFRVNATSGDHALVGVLLEHKSGPDANTLAQMGKYVNSVMNAYAQSHSATQIPTVAIL